A genomic stretch from Halopiger aswanensis includes:
- the hisB gene encoding imidazoleglycerol-phosphate dehydratase HisB — MSERTATVTRETAETAIECTITIDGDGTAAVDTGIGFFDHMLESVAKHGLFDLEVDCDGDLEIDDHHTVEDVAIALGQAVDEALGDRSGIVRYADRRVPLDEAVAGAVVDVSGRPRFYFDGEFSQDSIGGFTSDMARHFAESLAMNAGLTLHLEVTGENAHHEVEALFKALARTLDDATRIDERREGTPSTKGTLNE; from the coding sequence ATGAGCGAGCGAACGGCGACCGTAACCCGCGAAACGGCTGAGACGGCCATCGAGTGTACGATCACGATCGACGGGGACGGAACGGCCGCGGTCGACACCGGTATCGGCTTCTTCGATCACATGCTCGAGTCGGTCGCCAAACACGGCCTGTTCGACCTCGAGGTCGACTGCGACGGCGACCTCGAGATCGACGACCACCACACGGTCGAGGACGTCGCGATCGCGCTCGGGCAGGCCGTCGACGAGGCGCTGGGCGATCGGTCGGGGATCGTCCGCTACGCCGATCGGCGCGTCCCGCTGGACGAGGCCGTCGCGGGCGCCGTCGTCGACGTCAGCGGCCGACCGCGGTTCTACTTCGACGGCGAGTTCTCCCAGGACTCGATCGGCGGGTTCACCAGCGACATGGCCCGCCACTTCGCCGAATCGCTGGCGATGAACGCCGGACTGACGCTGCACCTCGAGGTGACGGGCGAGAACGCCCACCACGAGGTCGAGGCGCTGTTCAAGGCGCTGGCGCGGACGCTCGACGACGCGACGCGGATAGACGAGCGCCGC
- a CDS encoding O-acetylhomoserine aminocarboxypropyltransferase/cysteine synthase family protein, which yields MSDDASDGTDESDCSERGLGTRSVHAGQHPDPETGAMAPPIYQTTSYVFDDADTAAARYALEDDGYIYSRISNPTVNTLEERLASLEGGAGAVATASGMAALDSATLVLAEAGDNVVCSTDTYGGTTAYFSKTASRRDIEARFVPTLEYDAYEDAIDEDTAFVHVETIGNPSLVTPDFERVAAIAHDNGVPLVVDNTFATPALCRPLEHGADVVWESTTKWLHGSGTTVGGVLVDGGSFDWGAHGYDEIAGQNHAYHDVDFSRDFPEAPFAETVRFRSLRSLGNQQSPFDAWQTLQGLESMPLRVQRHCENAAVVADYLADHADVAWVTYPGLESHPTHDNATRYLDDFGGMVAFGLEGGYEAGKAFCENVEVAQFLANIGDAKTLVIHPASTTHGQLTPEEREEAGVTEDLIRMSVGIEDPTDILTDLEQAIEAATRETAGDTP from the coding sequence ATGAGCGACGACGCGAGCGACGGGACCGACGAGTCGGACTGTTCCGAGCGGGGGCTCGGAACACGAAGCGTCCACGCCGGACAGCACCCCGATCCCGAGACGGGGGCGATGGCGCCGCCGATCTACCAGACCACCTCCTACGTCTTCGACGACGCCGACACCGCCGCCGCCCGCTACGCCTTAGAGGACGACGGCTACATCTACTCGCGGATCAGCAACCCCACGGTCAACACCTTAGAGGAGCGCCTCGCCTCACTCGAGGGCGGCGCGGGCGCGGTCGCGACGGCCAGCGGGATGGCCGCGCTCGATTCGGCGACGCTCGTGCTCGCCGAGGCCGGCGACAACGTCGTCTGTTCGACCGACACCTACGGCGGGACGACGGCCTACTTCTCGAAGACCGCCTCGCGCCGCGACATCGAGGCGCGGTTCGTGCCGACCCTCGAGTACGACGCGTACGAGGACGCGATCGACGAGGACACCGCCTTCGTCCACGTCGAGACGATCGGCAACCCGTCGCTGGTGACGCCCGACTTCGAGCGCGTCGCGGCGATCGCCCACGACAACGGGGTCCCGCTCGTGGTCGACAACACGTTCGCGACGCCCGCCCTGTGTCGGCCCTTGGAGCACGGCGCGGACGTCGTCTGGGAGTCGACGACCAAGTGGCTCCACGGCTCCGGGACGACCGTCGGCGGCGTCCTCGTCGACGGCGGCTCCTTCGACTGGGGTGCACACGGCTACGACGAGATCGCCGGCCAGAACCACGCCTACCACGACGTCGATTTCTCGCGGGACTTCCCCGAGGCGCCGTTCGCCGAGACCGTCCGCTTCCGGTCGCTGCGCAGTTTGGGCAACCAGCAGTCCCCGTTCGACGCCTGGCAGACGCTGCAGGGACTCGAGTCGATGCCCCTGCGGGTCCAACGGCACTGCGAAAACGCCGCCGTCGTCGCGGACTACCTCGCAGACCACGCGGACGTCGCCTGGGTCACCTACCCGGGCCTCGAGAGCCATCCGACCCACGACAACGCCACTCGCTATCTGGACGATTTCGGCGGGATGGTCGCGTTCGGGCTTGAAGGCGGGTACGAGGCCGGCAAGGCGTTCTGCGAGAACGTCGAGGTCGCGCAGTTCCTCGCGAACATCGGCGACGCGAAGACGCTCGTCATCCACCCCGCGAGTACGACTCACGGGCAGCTTACACCCGAGGAACGCGAAGAGGCGGGTGTGACGGAAGATCTGATTCGGATGTCGGTCGGCATCGAGGATCCGACGGACATCCTCACCGATCTCGAGCAGGCGATCGAGGCAGCCACACGGGAGACGGCGGGTGACACACCGTGA